A genomic window from Fibrobacterota bacterium includes:
- a CDS encoding PAAR domain-containing protein, which produces MGKPAARLTDMTAHGGTVVGPGVPTVLIGKMPAATMGDQHVCPMVTPGVPPIPHVGGPIILGSMGVLVGKKPAARLGDMAICVGPPSQIVLGCFTVMIGEVGSGSQAGSAGAAAAASIKAPKGPKAIEPIKLTHESKSPTEAFQIQATVKDKGGRPIMGVPYKIEDPDGKIIRGSTPQDGKITHSGYSKKGSFKLTLLATGEVKSSAKPIEIGTETTFSCKTDAEDGAEGELYVSLVSEDHTRFHVASIPVKVSGGKVEGKWTLTEKRWKDLFEEQTQSFHSVEVVAQIDGALGISPQIPLDTAFKIEMTDHEGKAMPNHTIEVKQPNGQVHKVKTDSSGKIKLKAGAGGAAKFGSHPPEEDEA; this is translated from the coding sequence ATGGGAAAACCCGCCGCAAGACTCACCGACATGACCGCCCACGGCGGCACCGTGGTCGGCCCTGGTGTGCCCACCGTCCTGATCGGCAAGATGCCCGCAGCCACCATGGGCGATCAACACGTTTGCCCCATGGTGACCCCGGGTGTGCCGCCCATCCCCCACGTGGGAGGGCCTATCATCCTGGGTAGCATGGGTGTGCTGGTGGGCAAAAAACCCGCCGCCCGCTTGGGCGACATGGCCATCTGCGTGGGGCCGCCTTCGCAGATCGTGCTGGGATGCTTCACGGTGATGATCGGCGAAGTGGGCAGCGGATCACAGGCCGGCAGCGCAGGAGCTGCGGCGGCCGCTTCCATCAAGGCGCCCAAGGGTCCCAAGGCGATCGAGCCGATCAAGCTCACCCATGAATCCAAATCGCCCACGGAAGCGTTCCAGATCCAGGCAACCGTCAAGGACAAGGGTGGGCGCCCCATCATGGGGGTTCCGTACAAGATCGAAGATCCCGATGGCAAGATCATCCGCGGCTCCACCCCCCAGGACGGCAAGATCACCCACAGCGGGTATTCCAAGAAGGGCTCGTTCAAGCTCACGCTGTTGGCCACCGGCGAGGTGAAAAGCTCGGCCAAGCCCATCGAGATCGGCACCGAGACCACCTTCAGTTGCAAGACCGACGCCGAAGACGGCGCCGAAGGCGAGCTCTACGTGAGCCTGGTTTCGGAAGACCACACGCGATTCCACGTGGCGTCAATTCCTGTCAAGGTGTCGGGCGGCAAGGTGGAAGGCAAATGGACTCTCACCGAAAAGCGCTGGAAGGACCTCTTCGAGGAGCAGACCCAGTCGTTCCATTCGGTGGAGGTGGTGGCGCAGATCGACGGAGCATTGGGGATTTCCCCGCAGATCCCGCTGGACACCGCCTTCAAGATCGAGATGACCGACCACGAGGGCAAGGCCATGCCCAACCACACGATCGAGGTCAAGCAGCCCAACGGACAGGTCCACAAGGTGAAGACCGACTCCTCCGGCAAGATCAAGCTCAAGGCGGGCGCGGGCGGGGCGGCCAAGTTCGGAAGCCACCCTCCCGAGGAGGATGAGGCATGA
- a CDS encoding formylglycine-generating enzyme family protein, translating to MILINLLIDSSRSGKISIGMPEKRAKRIRDIIIGVMTNVKIWVFSACLVSSQVAGYEMDDDHDGVPNAEDLCLRSEEDAKVGADGCLLVLPNDKAQPPSGMAKIPKGYFYMGSTDGYPNERPTVLIRVKAFLLDRTEVTRAAFKKVMGVIPSEAKACGDDCPVDQVDWSEANKYCAKIGKRLPSEAEWEYAARAGWTSNWSWGNEKLDALQHAWFVGSSGGQLQPVGKKLPNAWGLYDMFGNASEWTADWFGDYVPPSQVGDPITPKTGEYRVVRGGHFNSSVRELRSALRSWAPPDLRDEGLGFRCATSK from the coding sequence ATGATACTGATCAACCTGCTCATTGATTCCTCCAGGAGCGGTAAAATTAGCATCGGAATGCCAGAAAAGCGAGCAAAGAGGATTCGCGATATTATCATTGGAGTAATGACGAACGTGAAAATCTGGGTGTTTAGCGCATGTCTGGTTTCGTCCCAGGTGGCTGGATACGAAATGGATGATGACCATGATGGCGTTCCCAATGCGGAGGACCTCTGCCTACGGTCGGAGGAAGATGCAAAGGTGGGTGCAGATGGTTGCCTTCTGGTGCTACCGAATGATAAGGCGCAACCTCCCAGCGGGATGGCAAAAATTCCGAAGGGATATTTCTACATGGGGTCAACGGATGGTTACCCGAATGAAAGGCCGACCGTTTTGATTCGCGTCAAAGCCTTCCTGCTTGACCGAACGGAGGTCACTCGTGCCGCCTTCAAGAAAGTCATGGGAGTGATCCCAAGTGAAGCTAAAGCTTGTGGCGACGATTGCCCGGTGGATCAGGTCGATTGGAGCGAAGCAAACAAATATTGTGCGAAGATCGGAAAGCGATTGCCTTCCGAGGCAGAATGGGAGTACGCCGCTCGGGCTGGCTGGACCTCAAACTGGTCCTGGGGCAATGAAAAATTGGATGCTCTTCAACATGCATGGTTTGTCGGTAGTTCTGGAGGTCAATTGCAGCCCGTGGGCAAAAAGCTTCCCAACGCCTGGGGCCTATACGACATGTTCGGGAATGCCTCGGAATGGACTGCCGATTGGTTTGGAGATTATGTGCCTCCTTCACAGGTAGGTGATCCTATCACTCCGAAAACGGGAGAATATCGCGTGGTCCGCGGCGGACATTTTAACAGCAGTGTCCGGGAATTACGTTCGGCATTACGTAGCTGGGCTCCACCTGATCTTCGAGACGAGGGCTTGGGGTTTCGGTGTGCGACTTCAAAGTAG
- a CDS encoding ATP-binding protein — protein sequence MRSLPTNAAEDFLEIIHRRHWRGTTIIATNRPVEDWGRILGDNAATSAFLDRFLDQAEIIPIEGKFYRTGRKRKPETGGG from the coding sequence ATGAGGTCCTTGCCGACCAACGCCGCCGAGGATTTCCTCGAAATCATTCACCGACGACACTGGCGTGGCACGACCATCATCGCCACCAACAGGCCGGTCGAGGACTGGGGCAGGATCCTGGGTGACAATGCCGCAACCTCTGCCTTCCTGGACCGCTTCCTCGACCAAGCCGAGATCATCCCCATCGAAGGAAAGTTCTACCGGACGGGCCGAAAACGAAAGCCCGAAACAGGCGGTGGTTAA